The DNA sequence AAATCTTGATATGCTCACCAATCTCAAGGCTTCTGCTTTTATAAAATCCATACATTCTACTCACGTCAAGGCTAACAAACAGATTAAAACCCTCAAGGATACATTTCATGAAGTCAATTTCAAATCTGAAATTGAGATGCAAAAATAGTTGAAGTCTATCCTTGCCAGACAAGACAAACTTGAAGCCAATAAGGCTAAGTTGGAAGCAACTCACTAAAAAATGTCTGGGCAATTGGATGAGGTCCATCAATCAATGGAGTTGATTGTTTCCTTTgtacttggtgatgatgccaaaatgGGGGAGATAATATCAAAATATAAATGCAAGCAGCTCCAGCTGAAAGCTGCTGATGACAAAGATGATGCTCCAGAGAGTAAAGGAGGAAGAAAGTCACTAGGGAAGAAAGGTGGAGATCTAATTGGATCTAGTGGTACTTCAAAATCACTAGCCAATCTGGAAAAGGTGGAGAGACGGAAAAGTGGTAAACAGAAAGTCTTAAAGACTATATTTTCAAGAGAACTGACTATAACTACAAAACAAACTGTGACAGCTCAcaaatgctgatgaagaccaaggtattttgaatttttaaattctaCGTGTTAAACGATTAGtgaataatttaattataatacCAAAATAACCTTTTTAAACTCGTActcataataaataaataaataaataaataaataatataaatagaACTTTGGTGATCTAATTTTCCTGTGTTTGATTACCCAAGTCCTCGTCAAATTTTCATGTTTTTAAGTTTGGTACCACCTGCCTATCTTGAATTCTAAACTACTCCACACTCAACTATCTGTCCTATATATATACAAAGATCATATATATTATACATACAAAAATATGGCTAGAAAGAAGATCAGGGAGTATGATTCTAAGAGGCTTATTAAACAACACTTGAAAAGACTTGCTGGTATTGATCTTCAGATCTGCTCTGCTCAGGTACTAAACTACCCTTTACGTCAAAATCATTTTTGGTCAGTTTTGTAGTGACCCTTTTGGTTTTTTGTATTGAATTCTTGATTATGATACCTAAAGTTAGTGTTTTGTGATTCTGGGTTGGTTGAAATGTGAAAATCATGAGTTGGGTTGGTGTTTGTTTTGTTAGATTGTGATGGTGAGGGCTTTAAATTTTCTCCAATGACTTTGATAATTGATAGATCAGGTTCAATCATTTTATACAATCTATTCTATGACgaattaattgtcttttctgtattcacttgatataaaGATGCAAAGTAGTATGTAATTGATTTTCAAATTTGAAGTGCTTAACGAACAAATTTTCCTTGGTGCAGTCATGTTATTTACCAACTTCAAGTCCTTTGTTGTAAATAAAGTACCATTACTACAATTACAATATGAAGAACGAAATATCGGAAATACCTTTTTGTTGAATTTCCTACTCTAGAATTGCTGTTTTATTCTGTATACCCAGTGAGGTGTCATTTTAAAAGAATTGGGGAAGAGCAAAAAGGTAAAGAAGTTTAATGAAGCTTCTTTGGAATTCGAAATGCTTTTGGTATCTTGAATATTATTGGATACCATACTTAGTTATATTTTCAACTGGGAAACTGATATTTTATATCTTGACAGGTCACTGAATCTACAGACTTCACTGAGTTAACGAACAAAGAGCCATGGCTTTCATCCTCAAAGTTGGTTGTGAAACCTGATATGTTGTTTGGGAAGCGTGGAAAGAGTGGCTTGGTTGCTCTTAATTTAGATTTAGCTCAAGTTGCTGAATTTGTGAAAGGCCGTCTCGGTGTAGAGGTAATTATCAATTTAACGTGTTTTAAGATATTCACAGCTTTAAATCTATTCTTGTTCATTAGTCTATTCATGTAAAACCTGACTTATCCATAGGTTGAGATGGGTGGTTGCAAGGCACCAATAACAACATTTATCGTCGAGCCGTTTGTTCCGCATGACCAAGAATATTATCTTAACATTGTATCGGAACGGCTTGGTTGTACTATTAGCTTTTCAGAATGTGGTGGCATTGACATCGAGGAGAACTGGGACAAGGTCCGGTTACCCAATTCTCTAGCTGAATCAATTAAATTCCTCCCTGTTTGATTATTTTATGTTCAAGAGTGAGTGTAGTATTTCTTTTCTTATCGATACAGGTCAAGACAATATTCCTTCCAACCGAAAAACCCATGAGTCAGGAGGCTTGTGCTCCATTGATTGCTACACTTCCTTTGGAGGTAGGTCCGGATAATTTTCGATGCATATTGTTTGGGATTTTTGGTTGTTTTGAGATTCGCCTGAAGGATTAATAGCCGTGTCCTGATTTCAATCAGAGTTGTACCTAGTTGATTTCTTTCTGAAATTTATGCTATCAAGTGTTATGAATGAACTTAAAAAACAGTGCTTAAAGTCCTACATTCAGAAGGAAGCTAGTGCTTCTAGATTTTATAAATCAGTTAAGTTCAAAGTATTGGTGTTTATATGTGTATGTGAGTACACATCTATCTCTCTCTTCACTAGTGATCTTTTCTTACTAACTTATTACCTTTTATCTTATGTATTAAAAAACTAGATTTGCAATGCAGGTTCGATCCAAAATCGGTGATTTCATATTGGCCGTCTTTTCTGTATTTACAGGTATGGAGCAGTTGCTAGCTTAAATCTGTTTTTGATACATCAGGAGACCTTAGTAATTTGTATACTTCTGTAATTTTCTAGCTGAATAATTGATTTATTTATATCGATTTTCTAGTAGTATAAAGAAACTCTAGAAGTAATAAAGGATTATTTTATACAATTGTTGTTTTTATGTACTTATTGGTAATTTGTTGTTTCTCATTTGACTAACTTATTAATATGACATCCAAATTATCTTATATTTTTaagttaatattagttaatgtGAATGTCCACAGATCTAGATTTCACCTTCCTTGAGATGAATCCATTTACACTCGTAAATGGGGAGCCATTTCCTTTGGATATGCGTGGAGAGCTGGATGATACAGCTACCTTTAAGAACTTTAAGAAGTATGTTTTCTCCTAATTAACTGCTAGAAGTGATATCTGAACACTTTTAATCAAGTATGCTCAACTAATACTCTATTATGTACATTCAGGTGGGGTAAGATCGAATTTCCTCTGCCTTTTGGGAGAGTCCTCAGCCCAACCGAGAGCTTCATTCTGTCATTAGATGAGAAAGTAAGTGGACTAGTTATAGATTATCTTGTGGATTTCACAACTGAAATTCCGGCTATAATTGTTGTCTATCGCGGTTTTAAGCATCACTTTCTACGTATGCCTTGATTTGAAATTCTGTTTCCAAGGACAGAATATTATCATAAATCAGGATTAGATTCAATCCAGATTTAGATTAGATAGGATTTCTTGGTCAAAGAACCATTCGAACCCACTCTCCCATTGCATTGAAGTGATAATTATATCCCTCTTTGCTGCAATTCAATCTATATTCAGGCTGTCGGCTGTCCTCTGATTGAAAATCCATGCAGTTCTAATATAGGCCCATAGTTCATACAACATATCTTGCTACACAAAGAAGAAACCTTATCtgattatatttttttaaatactGCAGACTAGCGCATCTCTGAAATTTACTGTTTTAAATCCAAAAGGACGGATATGGACGATGGTGGCTGGTGGTGGTGCAAGTGTAATATATGCCGATACTGTAAGTTTGAACACATGTTACATCTGGACATATCTGTTTATCTATACTCTATTTCAAAGGAGAAATGACCTATGTGCTTTTGAGGAAATTCATGTGCATAGCTCAATTGTAGTCGTTAACAATATTTTTTGAATTCGGTTTAGGTTGGAGATTTAGGTTATGCAACAGAACTTGGCAACTATGCTGAGTACAGTGGAGCTCCTAATGAGGAAGAGGTGTTGCAATATGCCAGAGTTGTGATTGATGTAGGAACATATACTTTTCTCCATGCACCAAAGGATTGTATATTTCTTATGGTGTCTTATAGGCTACACTCAAAACTTGCAGTGTGCCACTGCGGATCCTGATGGTCGTAAAAGAGCTCTTCTTATTGGAGGAGGAATTGCTAATTTTACCGATGTTGCTGCCACCTTCAATGGGATCATCCGAGCCCTGAGGGAAAAGGTGTGGTTTCATAACTACATTTTTATAACTTAATGAAATACTTTATTCATATCCTTCATTAACTTAACTCTGTATGTTCTTCGATAGGAGTCTAAACTTAAAGCATCAAGGATGCATATCTATGTCAGAAGAGGTGGCCCCAATTACCAGACTGGTTTGGCAAAGATGCGTGCTCTCGGTGAGGAACTGGAGATTCCCCTTGAGGTATGACTTCCTGAATTGATATCATTTTGTTTGGAGTAAGAAGCTACTTTATTTGGTGCAGCTTTGATATTTCTGTTGCATACctaagagcaactccaacaagGGGTGCCAATGCCACGTGGTATGACATGGCATGGCACCCTTGTTAGCACCCTATTGAAGTTGTTGGGATGCCAATGGTGTGCCAAGTGAGGTGGCATGGGGTGTTACTAATCTGTGGGGGTATAAACTAAATAAGGGTGCTAGAAATGATGTGTATAGAAGAggaaaataatattaaatattttacatGATTTGTTAAAATTGACACCCCTTGAAGGATGCCGACCATCGGAGTTGCTCTAACTGGCTAACAAGGAATCTAACTATCTGTGGTGATTGTTGGACTAGCTTCCATTTGTACTTAAAATCACTTAATATCTGATAGACAAAGTACAGATGATCATTGTGGGACGCACCATATTGTCGAAGTTGACATGATCTTGAGTCACATTATACTTTACTAGTGTGAATATCAGTTTGCAGCATGTATAAGCTTTAGTAGGTTTCTATAGACATGGTACTTGATGTCAGTTCTAAAGTCATAATGTCCATTTCTGAATTCTTCATAACTCTTCACTTACTCTTTGTTCAAAGTGTTGACGTAGAAAATGCTGTTTGTAGGTTTATGGCCCCGAAGCTACAATGACTGGAATTTGCAAGCAAGCAATTGAATGCGTCATGGCAGCAGCCTAGTCATACATTTGATTCATGCTTCATCAAGAAGGGAAAATTGATTGTGGCCTTTCACATCAGTCATAAGCACAAGCTAGCACATTATTTTCATAGAAAAATGTCTTTGGCCTTTGCTTTGATTATTCTGAATTCATGATAAAAGCTGCGGTTTGCTAATTTTGTTGAACCATTTTTCAGCCATATACTAGGGCGCACCTTGTTCAAACTAATGCTTATCATTCTCGAAATTACCAGATTTCATTTTATTTATCTTTGCTATTTTGTGTGTATTAATTCTATTTTATGATTCCTTTTGTGTTGTAGCCATCTTTGGTACCGAAAATGTTACGACAATAGAGGGTCCACTCGATGTTAATACGCAGTGTTGAGAGAATTAGAAGCtaaatgtaacgaccgagaattttgcgtcgtaattaagaaagtaaagtatgtgttatgtgatgagattatgtgattaagtggtgattatttaTCTGTAAACTAGAGTTAAGaagcgtggataaaaacgttccaatttaaagagtcagcttaaaagtcaagctgtggtttcgggccgtcaggtagaacggaacccgtcctagtatgaaaattaaataatataaaatgtgaattatatttgaagtaaatgaatgaagtatttcgtcttaagagatgtgttgattggcaaaggtaatgagaagcgtattcgaaacgctgagcgtcgggccgtcaggctgaacgtgacccggtatgCGTAAAAAgagaataaagattaaagagggatagattctatgatcagacctgagtcgttatgtgactatatgtgtgtgattgcttgactgtgtgcatgattatatgttctgtgttaatttctgtgaattttaaaggaattatgtgatttacataagggtttatttaaccttcgtgcatttttataaaatcatctgagatggataaaaacatgggattcgttctgttatcttcgtagaggtcttagagactttttaaaaatgataagtgaatttaattgtgggtatttgcatttttaaattgattttatgtggaaaaggtatttattaaagcgagtttgcgaaattcatataaaatcaaccgctcgctcaaattcttattatgagtaatggatgaaaagctaatttcgagacctacgtgttaaaattgtcattttcaataattctcgactttccgagagagaaatatttttattttgaattttgttacatttgagtaaaaagagaaacaaaatacaaattaaaaagggagt is a window from the Apium graveolens cultivar Ventura chromosome 1, ASM990537v1, whole genome shotgun sequence genome containing:
- the LOC141665133 gene encoding ATP-citrate synthase alpha chain protein 2 gives rise to the protein MARKKIREYDSKRLIKQHLKRLAGIDLQICSAQVTESTDFTELTNKEPWLSSSKLVVKPDMLFGKRGKSGLVALNLDLAQVAEFVKGRLGVEVEMGGCKAPITTFIVEPFVPHDQEYYLNIVSERLGCTISFSECGGIDIEENWDKVKTIFLPTEKPMSQEACAPLIATLPLEVRSKIGDFILAVFSVFTDLDFTFLEMNPFTLVNGEPFPLDMRGELDDTATFKNFKKWGKIEFPLPFGRVLSPTESFILSLDEKTSASLKFTVLNPKGRIWTMVAGGGASVIYADTVGDLGYATELGNYAEYSGAPNEEEVLQYARVVIDCATADPDGRKRALLIGGGIANFTDVAATFNGIIRALREKESKLKASRMHIYVRRGGPNYQTGLAKMRALGEELEIPLEVYGPEATMTGICKQAIECVMAAA